The sequence CCGGACAGAGAAAAAATGAGTTTTGTggatataaaacccaaaagtgCATATTTGTTATGAAGCAGGTAGTATGTATCACTTGCCTGAGGTAGCTCCCggtgtcttcttctttggtatACCTGCGGGGAATTGTGAGCAGAAAACCCAGGTGCATTATTCATACTGCCAGCAGTGTCGTGGCTGCTGTTAAAGCCGAAACTGTCTCTGCTAGGAGAAATGATTCCTAGAGAATTGACAATGTTCTCACATACAATCTTCTTCTCTGGATTATCACATCCTTCGTGACGCTTCCCATTGTTTAGTCCCGGGGCAAAAACAGAAGGCTGGAAAACTTCACTAACATTCTTGCAGTCGATGCATTTACAGTTGTCTGAGCACAGAACATTAGCCTGAAAGCATTCACAGTACTTCTTCAAACACCTGGTTCTTTTGCATTTGCAGCCCCTCGAAAGCAGTCCAAGTTTAGTATCAGGTGCAGCCTTACACTACAATACAAAGCGTGCAAATCATTCCAAATACTTACACATCAGAAAAGATGTGAAGATAAGTTCTAAAGAAGATACCTGCTTGTCAATTAGGCTGCTGAAAGACATTCCATTAAAGGCATTTGGGTTGCGACCTAATACACTCTTCAGAGCTGCTTCTCTGGCATcagagttgtcagagttgttGTGACAATCAGCACAATCACAGTCGGTACATACCACTCCTGATGCAAAGCAATCACAGTACCTAATAACCAAAGggtcaaacaaaatatacaagAATGCATCATTCAAGCTTAATTTAAAGCCATCACAATAAATTCTACAGCAGATGAACTCAGAAATTCTCAATTCAACATTATACTATTAGAAATCTCTAGCAGCTTTAACAATAGCAATTTCTAGGATTCCTGAGATGAACTTACAACTTTAAACATTTGGACTGCTTGCATCTACATCCTTTGTGCTTCCTCACAGTGTTAACACCATCCTGATCTGTAGTATCCTTTGTTTCTGAAGGCTCTCTGATTCAATTTTAAAGACCAATCAAAGTCGATTCTGCAACGGAATTATTCAACCACCAAAATTatgccagagagagagagagagattggaacAATACCGAGAAATCGGGAGAAGTTCTTCTACATTCGAAGATAACTCCAATTTGGTAGAAACGAGCTCCTTAGGGTTCTTCTCTGTCGCGAATTCGCCGGAATCTACCTTATCTGTCATATCGATCCTTCAACACAAGCTATTTCCCCAATCTGGCCTAACCGATTTGAGCATGATCGAAGTGAGAAATTCTCAGAACAGCGTCGTCGATTCTTAAATCAGATCAGCGAATGGGAGAGTCGCCATGACTGAGGGATATCCGAAAAAAAATGGATTGCTGGATTCTAATCGGAATGATGATCCTCACTCgcgtgttttgttttgttttgccagcttctagggttttttcCCCAGAGATAAACCAAAAGGCTTCCTGAGAACAACGCGAAGGTATTCAAAAATCGAGAGCGAGTGATATTGTGGAGGGAACGAACGAGCTTAGGAAGATGACagaatgatttctttttttttttttttttttttttgNNNNNNNNNNNNNNNNNNNNNNNNNNNNNNNNNNNNNNNNNNNNNNNNNNtttttttttttttttttttggctttttttagCCCTCTCTTCTAGTCGAACCCGGGACCTAAAGATGACAGGTCCTTTTGATCtgtgatcaaataaaaaaaagatttgatttgttttgttttccatgtgaaatattagttttttttgttaccaaaatattttatttatcactAGTtaaattcttgtattttgttactaattttttatatatgagtaaaaaaacaagtaaacattTTGGTATGTATACAActttaacattttgtttttatagatttaataaatcctaatatattttaatttaaagacACTAAAGTCAAATATGGTACTAGTAATagttccataaaaaaaaaatttggaacaaACTGTGGTACAGTAAAGATGATGGAGGGTTGGGTTTTAGGTGTTTGGATGATTATAACACGGCTTTGCTTGCCAAACAGCTTTGACGGCTAATAACAGTCCCGAATTCACTTTTTGCACGGGTCTTTAAAGGCCGCTACTATCAGCACTCCGATCTTTTGGATCCAATTAAGTCTTATTCGCCGTCTTATGGGTGGCGGAGTATTGTTTATGTtcgctctctggttaacaaAGGACTGattaaacgggtaggatctGGTGATTCCATTTCGGTATGGACTGACCCATGGATCCCTGCCTAATCTCCGAGACCAGCACTAAGCACAGGGTTATCTTCTGACCCTCTGCTATGCGTTTCAAACCTTATTGATAGGAATTCTCATTCCTGGGATATGGCTCACCTTACGGCTATGTTTGTCCCGGAAGATGTGGCTATAGTTTCTGCTTTACCTTTGCGACAACCGCACAAACCAGATTTGCTGGGTTGGCACTTTACTAAGTCTGGTAAATATTCGGTAAAATCAGGGTATCACATTCTCCGTTCAAAATTGACGGCTCCATATGAGGTGCAAGTCTTTGGGCCCATTATTGTGTCTCTCCAGGCCTTTGTGTGGAAAATTAGATGCCCCCCCCCCCGAAACTCCgtcattttatgtggcaggtgCTTTCGGGCTGTGTGATGGTTAAAGCTAATATACCAAAACATGGTATAAGTGTTGATGATATGTGTGGTCTATGTGGTTCTCGGGAGGAGACAATTAATCACGCCCTCTTTGAATGTCCGCCAGCTAGGCAGGTTTGGGCTTTGTCACCTTTTCCGGCAGGCCTAGGTGTTTTCCCATCGGAGTCAGTTTTCACCAATATGCACCAATATGGATTATCTCTTTTGGCGGTTTGACAATGTTCCAACACAGGAATTCTTTCCctggattttgtggtatatttggaaggcgCGCAATGATAAACTTTTCAATAACCTGGATTCAAATTCCCTTGCTATTTTGAGGATAGCGGAAGATGAGGCAAAGACATGGGCTTTGGCTCAGACAGAGGATATGGTTTTAGATTCGTTGGCTATTAATGAAGGTGTACTCGGTGGGAATGGGAGATTAGGAGTTCCCAGGTCTTCGTCGAGTTACATTTGTTTTGTGGatgtttcttggaaagcaacatATAGCTATGCGGGTAGAGGATGATTTTGCACGTCACCTTGGGGTAATCCCCTACTATGAGAGCTACCAACCTTCGCTGCAGTCTTTCTCCTCTTCATGCCGATCTTGAGGCCCTTAACTGGGCTATGTGTTGCATAATTGGGGCGGATAATCAATTTGTAGTCTTTCTCACCGACTGCtccgacttagtgaagatggtgtcttcacctGCCGAGTGGCCATCTTTTAcgccttatttggaggacatacaGGCAGATAGAGAGGAATTTGTTTCGTTTGAGTTAGTCTACATTCCTcgctctcagaatggtaaagcagATAATTTAGCACGACGAGTTTGTACTGTTCCGTATTTAGTTtcctatgtaaacaatgtttCTTCGTTTTGGCTTGTATAAGccatttttatatgttgttgacaaaaaaagaaaaaaaaaagttttggaagtttAGACAGGGTCGGAAATAGTTGATTGAAGTATGAAGACATTAATTGCATGTTGgcatttaaataaaaaaatctaccAAGAAAGTTCAAATCAATGAATGCCGTTTGTAAAATGTTAGCTAACCACTGAAAAAACTGTTAATATCAACGGTCAGGATCACACCACGAGTGGAGCTGCGATATTTCTGATGGTCTTTTAATTTTCAGTTTAATGTATTTCTTCTGATGGTCCTTacttaaaatgaaattaatgaCTTAGTACATGATAAATCAAGTGGTAAAAGAGCTAATCAGTAAttaaccaaaactaaaaataaaagtgcttAACTAACTTAGCTAGCCccaggtttcttcttcttcttctctttctctcaacatTCATAATTTACCCAAAGATACAAAACGacagaacaaaacagaaacCATCTTCGCTTTTTCATCGTCAGAATCACGCACGTGGCTGAATTGTCTTGTCTCCGAAGAGAATAAAGTCGTCAAACGCTTCAGTCGCTATTTCATGATCCACGAAAGtagttgttttttgtttccgcGATTGCAACCTAAGATGAACAGCTACGTAATTTGACTCTACgactacagaaaaaaaaaaaaagaaagttgaaATCTTTGAGCGATATCATATAAACAACATTTACATTACTGCAAACCTAAAAATGACCGCTACGGCATTAAAGAGTTTCAACTACTCTTTGTCTTTAATTACAACCCATCGACTCAACCACAATTACTACTACGCAATTCACTCCTGTCGTCGTCTTCCTCGATTCCAGCCTGCTTCGTTTCTCAATTCTGGGCTTCGATTCTTCCACTCTAATCGTCATCTCTTCTGTaagttctctctttctccgaGTTTACTTCTGTGATCTGGCACGCATGTTACATGTTCGACGAAATGTCTCAAAGATTCGtgctttccatatataaacgTTGATGATCCGTAAATTAGAACAACTATGTGTTATTTTCGTCTTAATTTACTGCAAAATTTTCAGCATCACCAAAAaacttctctttatttatttatgtattgaTCTGAATTATATCTATGTGATATCTCTTTAACCTGAAATTATTTGTGTATGTTGCAGCGTCACAGTCTGGTTCACTCATGGAAGTGTTTAAAGCAGCTTGTTCAGAAGGCTCTTCTAGTTCCTCTGATAGGATTGCGATTAAAGCCGATGGAAAGAGTTACTCTTATGGCCAGCTCATATCGTCTGCCTTGACCATATCTAAATTATTCTGCAAAGATAATGTATGGTGGTGATTGGTTTGATGTTTGTGGCCATTATCTCTACTTGAAGCCATCTCACATTTTTATGCTATTGACTTTTTTTCTCCACTCTTGATATCGTAGGGAGGTGAAACTAAGAAGTATGAAGGGTTTGGTAGTCTTAAAGGAGCTAGAATTGGAATTGTGGCAAAACCTTCTGCTGAGTTTGTTGCTGGAGTCCTTGGAACATGGTTTAGTGGTGGTGTAGCGGTTCCACTTGCACTTAGCTATCCAGAAGCTGAACTCTTACATGTGATGAATGATTCGGTATgaaatctattttttcttcttattttcttggaAGTTTAATTTCGGTTATGGCCACTCAATCTTCAAGAAACTGTTTGTTAGTTCGTAAGTAATCGTGATCTTAGTTTTGTGATCTCTGCATTTTGATCCATATCCAAGCTCTTGGTTTTTTCTGGCATCAGTTGTTCTCCCCCATGACCAAAAAGTAGAATTAAGTAGAACAGATATATTAGAAGGCCTAGGTTGTTCTGGACTGGTTGGCTCTGTTTTCTACCATattcattcattaatcaagCTTAGAAGTGTGCCGTAAACTGCTAATTACTATTGAGTAAGAACTATTAACATTTTTCTTGGACTCTAACATCATTGTTTATGGTTTTCAGGATATATCTCTGTTATTGAGCACAGAGGACCATAGTGAAACTATGAAAACTATCGCAGCAAAGAGTGGCGCTCAATTTCATCTCATTCCTCCTGTTGTTGACTCAACTTCGGCAACTGTTGCTAGCAATCAGCTTCAGGACAATAGTTTTGAAACAGAAGGAAAATTTCTAGGTAAATTCTAAATAGTCCTGAAATGATGAACTTATATTTGAGgctactcttttaatttctgcTCCCATACATTCAGGCAATTATTGGTCTGTCTTTTCTGCATTACATCAGCCTTTATTTGTGCAGATGATCCAGCATTGATCGTCTACACTAGTGGTACAACTGGTAAGCCAAAAGGAGTTGTCCATACCCACAACAGCATCAATTCCCAGGTATATATATCCCGAACTCCATATGTAGCTCACGTCATGTTTAAAATCCTTTCAACCTGCATTAGAATGTTGCTGCATAtgttatattgataaaaattgTGATCTTCTTATGAgctttagggtatttctctgtCTCTCCAGTGAGTAAGCGAAATTATGATGCACCACTTTATAAGTTATAAGCTTTTATATGTGCAGGTGAAAATGTTAACTGAAGCTTGGGAGTACACATCTGCTGATCATATTCTCCACTGCCTCCCACTACATCATGTGCATGGGCTTTTTAACGCTTTATTTGCTCCTCTTTACGCGCGATCTTCGGTAACTTATACTATCAGTATTTGCTTAGCTAGCTCTTTCAATATACATTTAACGTCTGAAAATATCAAGCTCGTTATAGGTTTTTAGTTGATGTTTACATTCCTCTTTGAAGGTTGAGTTTTTGCCCAAATTTAGTGTTAGCGGAATCTGGCGTAGATGGCGTGAATCATATCCCGTTAATGATGAAAAAACTGACGACGCCATAACTGTATTCACTGGAGTAAGTCTTCGATTTTGCTTTTATTccttcaaaaaaatttctaattcATGAATTAGTTGTCCCTGCGTCAAGTTAAGCGTTGATTTCAAGTTGTATCAGCCTTTTCTTGAACCAAAATAGCAAGCttatttgtatatgtttatattttgggTTCATATCTGAATCGAGGGAAGTATTCAGCGCCAGATAACTCAATTTTACTATGTACCATAGTCTTGGCTGAGTCGATCACTTTCCAGGCCCTCTAGATATGAAAAGCAAACACATTTTGCTTAAGAGAAATTTAGCTTGAGACAAAAAAGAGAGTCATATAAAGATTTAGCTACTTTCAAGTGGTTAAAGTGAA comes from Camelina sativa cultivar DH55 chromosome 19, Cs, whole genome shotgun sequence and encodes:
- the LOC104765449 gene encoding protein tesmin/TSO1-like CXC 8; translation: MTDKVDSGEFATEKNPKELVSTKLELSSNVEELLPISREPSETKDTTDQDGVNTVRKHKGCRCKQSKCLKLYCDCFASGVVCTDCDCADCHNNSDNSDAREAALKSVLGRNPNAFNGMSFSSLIDKQCKAAPDTKLGLLSRGCKCKRTRCLKKYCECFQANVLCSDNCKCIDCKNVSEVFQPPGFSAHNSPQVYQRRRHRELPQRSSCPALLFSIPDPSIQNALGSPMSSSPSPKLPYSNKKPPLGFTSTLVPDLGDICSLLLVASECATVDAEDQNRICIKTDDKVGNECTELLCESESGNVEEEIESFGRLIELIDAQYNGEEGSNKCKTKTGVNETDIYIEQERAVLATFRDCLQKFIKSILDS
- the LOC104765454 gene encoding malonate--CoA ligase-like, encoding MTATALKSFNYSLSLITTHRLNHNYYYAIHSCRRLPRFQPASFLNSGLRFFHSNRHLFSSQSGSLMEVFKAACSEGSSSSSDRIAIKADGKSYSYGQLISSALTISKLFCKDNGGETKKYEGFGSLKGARIGIVAKPSAEFVAGVLGTWFSGGVAVPLALSYPEAELLHVMNDSDISLLLSTEDHSETMKTIAAKSGAQFHLIPPVVDSTSATVASNQLQDNSFETEGKFLDDPALIVYTSGTTGKPKGVVHTHNSINSQVKMLTEAWEYTSADHILHCLPLHHVHGLFNALFAPLYARSSVEFLPKFSVSGIWRRWRESYPVNDEKTDDAITVFTGVPTMYTRLIQGYEAMDKEMQDSSASAARKLRLMMSGSSALPRPVMHQWESITGHRLLERYGMTEFVMAISNPLRGERKAGTVGKPLPGVEAKIKEDENDSNGVGEICVKSPSLFKEYWNLPEVTKESFTEDGYFKTGDAGRVDEDGYYVILGRNSADIMKVGGYKLSALEIESTLLEHPTVAECCVLGLTDKDYGEAVTAIIVAETEAKKRREDESKPVMTLEELSGWAKDKLAPYKLPTRLLIWESLPRNAMGKVNKKELKKSLDNQE